One Kribbella sp. NBC_00662 genomic region harbors:
- a CDS encoding TetR/AcrR family transcriptional regulator, translated as MASQAPAPRTPLSRDRVLRAAVEIADADGLDAVTMRRIGEALDAEAMSLYYHVANKNDLLDGIVDVLMAELNEAVDRLVVVNDWKAAMRHRILTARAVLLRHPWAPRLLESRTTMRPAVVIYHDRLVGLMRSGGFSYDLAHHALHALGSRALGFSQELFDPANANPNPDADARMLADLAEQVPNLAGMLAEVAHDDPDSTIGWCDDQEEFEFALDLILDGLDRLASR; from the coding sequence GTGGCTAGTCAGGCGCCGGCGCCGCGGACACCGCTGAGCCGGGACCGGGTACTGCGGGCCGCGGTCGAGATCGCCGACGCGGACGGCCTCGACGCGGTCACGATGCGCCGGATCGGCGAAGCGCTCGACGCCGAGGCGATGTCGCTGTACTACCACGTCGCGAACAAGAACGACCTCCTCGACGGCATCGTCGACGTCCTGATGGCCGAGCTCAACGAGGCGGTCGACCGCCTGGTCGTGGTCAACGACTGGAAGGCCGCGATGCGGCACCGCATCCTCACTGCGCGGGCCGTGCTGCTGCGGCACCCGTGGGCGCCACGACTGCTGGAGAGCCGTACGACGATGCGCCCGGCGGTCGTGATCTATCACGACCGGCTCGTCGGACTGATGCGATCGGGCGGGTTCTCGTACGACCTCGCTCACCACGCCCTGCACGCGCTCGGCAGCCGGGCGCTCGGCTTCAGCCAGGAACTGTTCGACCCGGCGAACGCGAACCCGAACCCGGACGCCGACGCGCGGATGCTCGCCGACCTGGCCGAGCAGGTGCCGAACCTGGCCGGCATGCTCGCCGAGGTCGCGCACGACGACCCCGACTCGACGATCGGCTGGTGCGACGACCAGGAAGAGTTCGAGTTCGCCCTCGACCTGATCCTCGACGGCCTCGACCGGCTGGCCTCCCGCTAG
- a CDS encoding NAD(P)-dependent alcohol dehydrogenase, whose protein sequence is MKAIVQDTYGSPDVLRFADVDTPTPTGDQVLVRVHAAALNARDWHVLRGDPYIARPSRDLGRRRPNDRIRGTDFAGTVEAVGPAVTRLQPGDEVYGDAAGAFAEYVCAPEHRVERKPANLTFEQAAAIPLAGQTALIGIRDVAELQPGNEILINGASGGVGTFAVQLAKVYGANVTGVCSWRNLELVRSAGADELIDYTTSDFARSDRRYDVVLDLVGNRSLRELRRVLAPGGLLILSGGGIFTGGSLFGPMGLMIRGALLSPFVGHRIVRLAVQSDSKHLETLREFAEAGKLVPIIDRTYPLAATADAMRYLEGEHARAKVVVTV, encoded by the coding sequence ATGAAGGCCATCGTTCAAGACACCTACGGCTCACCCGACGTCCTCCGCTTCGCCGACGTCGACACCCCGACGCCGACCGGCGACCAGGTCCTCGTTCGTGTCCACGCGGCCGCGCTCAACGCCCGCGACTGGCACGTCCTGCGCGGCGACCCGTACATTGCCCGCCCGTCGCGCGACCTCGGCCGGCGCCGCCCGAACGACCGCATCCGCGGCACCGACTTCGCCGGCACCGTGGAAGCCGTCGGCCCCGCGGTCACCCGCCTCCAGCCCGGCGACGAGGTGTACGGCGACGCCGCCGGCGCCTTCGCGGAGTACGTCTGCGCCCCCGAGCACCGGGTCGAACGCAAGCCCGCCAACCTCACCTTCGAGCAGGCCGCCGCGATTCCGCTCGCCGGGCAGACCGCGCTGATCGGCATCCGTGACGTGGCCGAACTCCAACCAGGCAACGAGATCCTGATCAACGGCGCCTCCGGCGGCGTCGGTACCTTCGCGGTCCAGCTGGCCAAGGTGTACGGCGCCAACGTCACCGGTGTCTGCAGTTGGCGCAACCTCGAGCTGGTCCGATCCGCCGGAGCCGACGAGCTGATCGACTACACCACATCAGACTTCGCCCGGTCGGATCGCCGGTACGACGTCGTCCTCGACCTGGTCGGCAACCGGTCACTGCGCGAGCTGCGTCGCGTGCTCGCACCCGGCGGTCTGCTGATCCTCTCCGGCGGCGGCATCTTCACCGGCGGCAGCCTTTTCGGCCCGATGGGCTTGATGATCCGAGGCGCCCTACTGTCACCGTTCGTCGGACACCGCATCGTCAGACTCGCCGTCCAGTCGGACAGCAAACACCTGGAGACCCTGCGCGAGTTTGCCGAGGCAGGCAAGCTCGTGCCGATCATCGACCGGACGTACCCGTTGGCCGCGACGGCCGACGCGATGCGTTACCTGGAAGGCGAACACGCCCGCGCGAAGGTCGTCGTCACCGTCTGA